A single Macrobrachium nipponense isolate FS-2020 chromosome 5, ASM1510439v2, whole genome shotgun sequence DNA region contains:
- the LOC135215333 gene encoding leiomodin-2-like, with protein MEEEEEIAGWVSSGVGGGKEEEEEERRVEEEEEEDEEEEQQLEEGGRDATTAENPTTQDGQTPKPYNSNNNNPTNATTNTTQTNTNNSKTMQQIIANSNSAQQTANTNTVPQPQVLNSDTKTHNQPLQLHHNQTDTTTTTLQHQNHSNLTISLIPQWTKPLQN; from the exons atggaggaggaggaggagatagcaGGGTGGGTGAGTagtggagtaggaggagggaaagaggaggaggaggaggaaaggagagtggaggaggaggaggaggaggacgaggaggaggagcagcagttAGAGGAAGGAGG tcgaGATGCAACCACCGCCGAGAATCCCACTACCCAAGATGGACAAACACCAAAACCGTAcaactcaaacaacaacaaccccaCAAACGCCACCACAAATACCACGCAAACAAACACCAACAACTCGAAAACAATGCAACAAATCATAGCCAACTCCAATTCAGCACAACAGaccgccaacaccaacactgtcccCCAACCTCAAGTCCTCAACTCAGACACCAAAACGCacaaccaacctcttcaacttcaccacaaccagacagatacaaccacaacaactttacaacaccaaaatcactCAAATCTCACAATATCACTGATTCCTCAATGGACAAAACCGCTGCAAAACTAA